One Thermithiobacillus tepidarius DSM 3134 DNA segment encodes these proteins:
- a CDS encoding type II toxin-antitoxin system CcdA family antitoxin, with translation MHIDAHDPAAPKKPVNLSINSDLLRQARALKINLSQTLEERLAELLREARRSQWLVENQAALDAYNRHIERHGAFSDGLRQF, from the coding sequence ATGCACATCGACGCTCATGACCCTGCCGCGCCGAAAAAACCGGTGAACCTGAGCATCAACAGCGATCTGTTGCGCCAAGCCCGGGCGCTCAAGATCAATCTCTCGCAGACGCTGGAGGAGCGCCTGGCCGAACTCCTGCGCGAAGCGCGGCGCAGCCAGTGGCTCGTGGAGAATCAGGCCGCGCTGGACGCCTACAATCGTCACATCGAGCGCCACGGCGCTTTCAGCGACGGGCTGCGGCAGTTCTGA
- a CDS encoding sulfurtransferase TusA family protein: MDTETLDVRGKSCPTPVLETRKALKAQAGGSLLRVLATDPGSVKDFDAFCRQTGNELVESGEAEGTYSFVIRKTQG; the protein is encoded by the coding sequence ATGGACACGGAAACCCTCGACGTACGCGGCAAGAGCTGCCCGACCCCGGTGCTGGAAACCCGCAAGGCCCTCAAGGCGCAAGCCGGCGGCAGCCTGCTGCGGGTGCTGGCCACCGATCCCGGCTCGGTGAAGGACTTCGACGCCTTCTGCCGGCAGACCGGCAACGAGCTGGTGGAATCCGGGGAAGCGGAAGGCACTTACAGCTTCGTCATCCGCAAGACCCAGGGCTGA
- a CDS encoding TetR/AcrR family transcriptional regulator, with product MNTTKAPAARRRLSAAARRESILAAAQRLFSDKGFFGVPVDEIARAVGVSPAVLYKHFPSKEALYEAVLNAIACRREDYVAAVLEEPSDFASVLQRITLVYARSVAAEPDYLRLELHAMLEGSGTVVDFFEHRWRPFADFIEAGLREMAAAGSIPPVDEKAASLLFQGMLREALLTKLLHQAPRYREVALPALVEHLLELFFRAVGLVVRAEHR from the coding sequence ATGAACACCACCAAAGCACCCGCCGCCCGGCGGCGCCTGAGCGCGGCGGCGCGCCGGGAGAGCATTCTGGCCGCGGCACAGCGGCTGTTTTCGGACAAGGGCTTTTTCGGCGTCCCGGTGGACGAGATCGCCAGGGCCGTGGGCGTCAGCCCGGCCGTGCTCTACAAGCACTTCCCATCCAAGGAGGCGCTTTACGAAGCCGTGCTCAACGCCATTGCCTGCCGGCGCGAGGACTACGTGGCGGCGGTGCTGGAGGAACCCTCCGATTTTGCCAGCGTGCTGCAACGCATCACCCTGGTCTATGCGCGCAGCGTGGCCGCGGAACCCGACTACCTGCGCCTGGAACTGCACGCCATGCTGGAGGGCAGCGGGACCGTGGTGGATTTCTTCGAACACCGCTGGCGGCCATTCGCCGATTTCATCGAGGCGGGCCTGCGCGAGATGGCGGCCGCAGGGAGCATCCCGCCCGTGGACGAAAAGGCGGCCAGCCTGCTCTTCCAGGGCATGCTGCGCGAGGCCCTGCTGACCAAGCTGCTGCACCAGGCGCCCCGCTACCGGGAGGTGGCGCTGCCGGCACTGGTGGAGCATCTTCTGGAGCTCTTCTTTCGGGCCGTCGGCTTGGTGGTGCGAGCGGAGCATCGCTAA